The Amycolatopsis sp. QT-25 genomic sequence CTGCGCCTGGATCGCTTCGATCCGCCGCTCGAGGTCGTCGTAGGTCGCCTGTAGCGCGGCCGCCTTCTTGCGGTTGCGCGTGGTGCAGTCGGCGCGCACCAGCTTGTGCAGCCGGGGCAGCAGGTCACCGGCGTCGGTGACGTAGCGCCGCACCGCCGAATCGGTCCATTCGCCCTTGCCGTAGCCGTGGAACCGCAGGTGCAGGAACACGAGCTGGCTGACGTCCTGGACGATCTCCTTCGAGAACTTCAGGGCACGCAAACGCTTGCGGGCCATCTTCGCGCCGACGACCTCGTGGTGGTGGAAGCTCACGCCGCCGCCGGGCTGGAACTCCCGCGTCGCGGGCTTGCCGACGTCGTGCAGGAGCGCCGCGAGCCGCAGGATCAGATCCGGCTCCGACGTCGGCTCGTGGGTCTTCTCCAGGTCGATCGCCTGCGCCAGCACGGTCAGCGAGTGCTGGTAGACGTCCTTGTGCTGGTGGTGCTCGTCGATCGCCAGCCGCATGCCGGGCACTTCGGGCAGCACACGGTCGGCGAGGTGGGTGTCCACCAGCAGCTCGATCCCGGGCCGGGGGTCGTCCGCCAGCAGCAGCTTCGACAGTTCGGCCTGGACGCGCTCGGCGGTGATCCGGTCGATCTCGTCGGCCATCGACGTCATCGCGTCGATCACGCGCGGCGCCGCGGTGAAGCCGAGCTGCGCGGAGAAACGCGCGGCCCGCAGCATGCGCAGCGGATCGTCGGCGAAGGACTCCTGCGGGGTCGCGGGTGTGTCGAGCAGCTTGTCTTGGAGCGCCTGGAGCCCGTCATACGGGTCGACGAAGGTCTTGTTCGCCAGGTCGATCGCCATCGCGTTGACCGTGAAGTCACGGCGCAGCAAATCTCCCTCGATGCTGTCACCGAAGGTGACCTCGGGGTTGCGGCCCACGCGGTCGTAGCTGTCGGCGCGGAACGTGGTGATCTCCAGCGTCATGCCCTGTTTGGTGACACCGACCGTGCCGAACGCGATACCGACGTCCCAGACCGCGTCGCCCCAGGCGCCGACGATCTTGAGCACCTGGTCCGGCCGGGCGTCGGTGGTGAAGTCGAGGTCGTTCGACAGCCTGCGGAGCATCATGTCGCGGACGCTGCCGCCGACGAGGTACAGGCTGTACCCCGCCTTCGCGAAGAGCTTCGCCAGCTCGTCCGCCAGCGGGGAAATGCGCATCAGCTCGGTCACGGCGTTCTGCATCGCAGTGCTCTTCCCCGCAATCGCCTGCCCGGCGACCACCTTGTTCACGACAATCCCACCACGATTTGGATGTACTTACCCTTGCCCGGCCCAACACGGGCACGGTGAGCCAGCGTACCCGTACCGCCGTTTGCTCTAGCATCGCAGCATGTCTGGATCAGCCGGCCGCTCCGGCGCTTCGAAGCCGGGCCGCCGGCGGAGGCGCAGGCGGGGAAGGCGGCTGACCACGGTCGACGAAACCTCGGCCGGTGGTCTCGTCGTCGACGCCGAACGGTTGAACGCCGCGCTGATCGGGCGGCTCGACCGGCACGGCAGACTGCTGTGGTCGCTGCCGAAGGGCCACATCGAGGACGGTGAGACTCATGCGCAGACAGCGGTGCGCGAGGTGCGCGAGGAGACCGGTATCTCCGCGCGGGTCCTCGAGCCGCTCGGCACCATCGACTACTGGTTCGTGGCCGAACGTCGGCGGGTGCACAAGACAGTGCACCATTTCATCCTGGAATCCACCGGCGGCGAACTTTCGGACGAGGATGTCGAAGTGACCGAGGTCGCCTGGGTACCGCTCGCCGACCTGGAGACCAGGCTCGCCTACTCCGACGAGCGCAAGCTGGTCCGGAAGGCCAAAGAACTCTTCGCGCAGCAACAACAGCACACCGCCGAGGGAGCACCTGAGTGAAGCGGCTTGCCGCCACTGTCCTGTCGATCCTGTTCCTGGTTCTGCCCGCGTTGACCGGTGCGGTCGCGCAGGCGCAGGAGCAGCCCCGGCTGCGTGTGGACCTCGACGAGGTGAACCCCCGCGTGGTCGCCACGACCTCGACCTCGCTCGCCGTCACCGGCCGCGTCACCAACGTCGGCGACCGGAAGATCAGCAAGCTGGGCGTCCGGCTGCAACTGGGCACCCGGTTGCAGACCGAACAGCAGATCGGCGACGTCCTCGCGGGCGACAAGTTCAAGGACCTCGCGGCGACGGAGTTCGTGGACCTCGTACCGGAGGCCCTGGAGCCCGGCCAGAGCGCCGCGCTGAACCTCGCCGTCCCGCTCGGCCAGTCCTCGAAGCTCCAGTTCCCGAAAACCGGCGTGTACCCGCTGCTGGTCAACGTCAACGGCACCCCGGATTTCGGCGGCCCGGAACGGCTGGCGGCGGTCACCCTGCTGATGCCGGTGCTCGGCCTTCCCGGCAAGGCACCCGCGTCGCGGACGCCGTCTGTGCCGTCTGCGCCCTCTGTACCGTCGGCGAGCCTGCTGTGGCCGATCGCGAACAGCACCGTGCACGTCGTCTCCGCCCCGCTCGGCGGCCCGCTGACCCTGGCGGACGAGCGGCTCGCCGACGAACTGGCCCCCGGCGGACGGCTGGGCTCACTCGTGGCGGCGGCTCGCGCGGCCGAGGCGGACACGAAGGTCTCGTCGTCGTTGTGCCTGGCCATCGACCCCGACCTGGTCGCGACCGTGGACGGGATGACCCGCGGTTACCAGGTCGCCACCGGCGGCGGCCCCGTCCCCGGCAAGGGCGCCGACACCGCGAAGAACTGGCTCGGCCAGATCAAGGCGCTGGTCGCGGGCCG encodes the following:
- a CDS encoding NUDIX hydrolase; translated protein: MSGSAGRSGASKPGRRRRRRRGRRLTTVDETSAGGLVVDAERLNAALIGRLDRHGRLLWSLPKGHIEDGETHAQTAVREVREETGISARVLEPLGTIDYWFVAERRRVHKTVHHFILESTGGELSDEDVEVTEVAWVPLADLETRLAYSDERKLVRKAKELFAQQQQHTAEGAPE
- a CDS encoding CCA tRNA nucleotidyltransferase, whose protein sequence is MQNAVTELMRISPLADELAKLFAKAGYSLYLVGGSVRDMMLRRLSNDLDFTTDARPDQVLKIVGAWGDAVWDVGIAFGTVGVTKQGMTLEITTFRADSYDRVGRNPEVTFGDSIEGDLLRRDFTVNAMAIDLANKTFVDPYDGLQALQDKLLDTPATPQESFADDPLRMLRAARFSAQLGFTAAPRVIDAMTSMADEIDRITAERVQAELSKLLLADDPRPGIELLVDTHLADRVLPEVPGMRLAIDEHHQHKDVYQHSLTVLAQAIDLEKTHEPTSEPDLILRLAALLHDVGKPATREFQPGGGVSFHHHEVVGAKMARKRLRALKFSKEIVQDVSQLVFLHLRFHGYGKGEWTDSAVRRYVTDAGDLLPRLHKLVRADCTTRNRKKAAALQATYDDLERRIEAIQAQEDLDRVRPDLNGEEIMRILGLKPGPDVGKAWKHLKELRLDRGPLEHDEAVAELKKWAAENGIG